A window of Syntrophales bacterium genomic DNA:
GGGAATATATGAATACAGCCTGCTTGCGGCCCGCGACCCGTCGAAGATTTGCAGCCCGGCGCCAAATTGACCGCTTATAAAAGGTTCTGGAGCATCCGCCTGACCCAATACATACGTTCCAGCTTCACAAGTATGGCTCTCCTTATCGGCATAAAAGACATTCCCTGCCTGCGCCTTCTTGAGCATTTCGCACAGGGCCATTTTTTCGTTGAGTCTCTCGATATCTTCCGGTCGTTTGACAAGGAATTTAACGCCTACCGGCTGCACCGGAAATTCAAATTTGGACAGGATTGCAAAGTCTTGTTTAGTTAGTGTCATTATACCCCCTCTTTTCTGCTCCCCTCTGCCTATGAAAACATAAATTTTGACCCGACACTGTTAAGAACGAAAGCATCGGGGAAAGCTTCCGAGAAACGATGCATCGCCTTCCATCCCGTACAGTGCATGGGGACGATGAACTTTGGGCCAATTTTTAGAAGAGCGGAAACGGTGTCCTCGATAATCGGCTCAAAAAATGGCCCGGTAAGATGAAACCCGCCGAGAATCGCATAAACTTGTTCAATCCCGGTTATCTTTCTCGAATGGAGCACTGTATTGACGATTCCTGAATGAGCGCACCCTGATATTACCACCAGACCCTTCCCTTTCAAACAGACAACAAGAGCCTGATCATCAAGGATCGGGTCGGGAACCAATTCACCGTCCTGCACCAGCTTTGCAATAGGGAATCCCTTTTCAAAAGCTGTCGTTCGTTCTACCTCTCCGGTCACCAGGATCGTGCCGTTTGCCAGAGGCACAGGCATCCGGGATTCCACAATTTTGCCTCCCCGCTTCATCAGCTCTTCCCTGACCAAGGTATTCGGAAAGCGTTCCATGTGTCCGTCAGGAAATTTCAAAAACCGTGGGGCTGTAAAGACCGCAGGATGAACCACGAGAGGGACCGACCAGGAAAGTTTTTCCATGAGGGGATAAAGGGCGCCCGTATGATCCATGTGCGCATGACTAAGCACAACCGCCTCAACGGCGCCGATGTCGATACCCAGGATCTTCAGGTTGTAAGGAACGCCTGTCTTATTATGACCGGTATCGAAAATAATGCTGTGGGACTCTTCACCCTGAAAAGTTTTAACAAGCATGGACATCCCATGCTCGGCAATTACCGTTTCTCTTGAGATCTCGTCCCCGGTTCGAAAAACTGGGCGGGCAACAACGTCAGTGCTCCCCAGCAGGACATCGACATAATTATCCATGAGGACGGTTATCTCAACTCGATCAACCGCCTGGAGTGTTGCGGGCAATAAAGATACGCTTTTTTCTTCCATTGGGCCGCTCCCTTTATCCTATTTTGAGTAATCAGGCCACAGCGGGAAAAGTGAAGCCCCTCGCTAAAAATATTGCGGATATCCTCAATCATATCAAGGGTAAAGAAGAAACCGGAGGGCAAAAGCCCTCCGGCTAATAACTATTAATGTTTATAAATGTTGCGATAGGGCCAGACGCCTAACTTGACGACCTTGCCCTTCTGCACCTGATCCACACGTACCTTATCAACTCCCTCGATCCTGCCTGGGGCGTAAGTTATCGGCACACTGCTTATACCGCCGGTATCAAGGTTCTTAATCCGGTAAAAACCCTGTTCCAGTACATCAGACGATTTCAGCTTCTCAAAGGGCACCTTTTCCAAGGCAAGCCGCAGTGCTTCAACCTGGATCATTGCCTCAAGCATTCCCCCCATATACATGATATTGTTTGCCATTTTGTTGGGGTGATACTTCTTTTGGAGATCCAACTCGAACTTTACCCCCTCGCTGGTGTCGTCCCAGTTGGGGAAACTGCCGGCGCAGACATAACCATCGCCCAGTTCGCCCATAGAGGAAGCCAAGATAGCCGCATGACCAGGCGCACTCGTGCCAAAGGTCATCTTGTAGGCCAGATGGGGTCCCATCCCCAGTCTGACCATCTCTTTTACCGTAGGCTGTGAACCGGGGTTAATCATAACCCCAAGCGCCAGGTCAACTTTATTGTTCTTCAGCCACATAAGCTGGGTGGTAGGCGGCGCTGTAGGCACGAGAGGCACATACTGGGTGCCGACAAATTCATACCCTATCTTCTCAAGATAAGCCTTCATCTCCGGGATCTCAATTGACCTGCCCATGGCGTTATCCGCGGTAAGGTAGGCAACCCTTGGTTTCCTTTTTTCCTTCCAGTTTTCTTTGAACCAATCGGCGATGGCCGCCAGTTCATCGGTGTAGAGGGGATAATATGTGAAAACGGTCCCTGGCGGCGTCAACAGGTAAGGTCCTGTGGCCATTGTGGTTGCGCCCATTTTATCTGCCTTCAGCCTG
This region includes:
- a CDS encoding MBL fold metallo-hydrolase, yielding MEEKSVSLLPATLQAVDRVEITVLMDNYVDVLLGSTDVVARPVFRTGDEISRETVIAEHGMSMLVKTFQGEESHSIIFDTGHNKTGVPYNLKILGIDIGAVEAVVLSHAHMDHTGALYPLMEKLSWSVPLVVHPAVFTAPRFLKFPDGHMERFPNTLVREELMKRGGKIVESRMPVPLANGTILVTGEVERTTAFEKGFPIAKLVQDGELVPDPILDDQALVVCLKGKGLVVISGCAHSGIVNTVLHSRKITGIEQVYAILGGFHLTGPFFEPIIEDTVSALLKIGPKFIVPMHCTGWKAMHRFSEAFPDAFVLNSVGSKFMFS
- a CDS encoding ABC transporter substrate-binding protein — translated: MDKMKRWLVSFVIVVMGALLLLPASAQAEKKLYISGTQSLTGPFAEDSAAVLTAFEDYAKYVNETKKLAPWRKDMWPADVTLEVLWRDDELKPAKALTIYEELKAKGILLYRCSGSPIALALKDRLKADKMGATTMATGPYLLTPPGTVFTYYPLYTDELAAIADWFKENWKEKRKPRVAYLTADNAMGRSIEIPEMKAYLEKIGYEFVGTQYVPLVPTAPPTTQLMWLKNNKVDLALGVMINPGSQPTVKEMVRLGMGPHLAYKMTFGTSAPGHAAILASSMGELGDGYVCAGSFPNWDDTSEGVKFELDLQKKYHPNKMANNIMYMGGMLEAMIQVEALRLALEKVPFEKLKSSDVLEQGFYRIKNLDTGGISSVPITYAPGRIEGVDKVRVDQVQKGKVVKLGVWPYRNIYKH